TGATCATCAGTGGATGCACAGAATAATTGATGAGGTGGGTAATTGCTTCCCCTTTGATCTTCCAAGATTCCTTGGACTTCCAAATACGCGGAATGAGTTTCACTGCGGTCTGAATGGAACCTTTGCACCAACGAAACTGTTGGGCTTTATATGCGTTCATAGTCGCAGGAATTTCTGCCTTACAAACTACATCTTTAATATAACGGAATTTCCAACCTTTGAGTTCAGCACGGTAAGAAAGATCGAAGTCTTCGGTGAGAGTGTCATGTTCCCAACCACCTGCGTCTTCAATACAAGCTCGTCTCCAGATTCCCGCAGTCCCATTGAAGTTCATCCAAAGGTTCGCTCCATTTCTTGCGACTTGTTCGATCATAAAGTGACCGTCGATTCCAAAACTTTGTGCTTTAGTCAAAATATTATATGTTTCGTTGATATGGCCCCAACGTGTTTGGACCATTCCTATGGATTCGTCCTCGAAGTAACCCATCGTGCGAAGGAGAAAGTCTGAATCGGGAGTGAAGTCAGCATCAAAAATAGCGATGTAATCCCCTTTTGCTTTTGCCATTCCTTCATCTAAAGCTCCGGCTTTGTGTCCTTTGCGATTGGTTCTATGAACGTGTTCGATCCAGATACCTTTTTTCTTATACTGAGCAACAAGGAGAGCAACCTTTTCCACAGTTTCATCGGTGGAGTCGTCAAGGACTTGGATTTGGAGTTTTTTGGCTGGATACTCAAGGTTACATGCTGACTCAATCAAACGATCTACGACATAGAATTCATTGAAGATGGGTAACTGGACCGTCACCGTAGGAAGTTTTTTATCCTTTAGTGACAGGAGTTTTGTTTCATCTTCTGCACAGTTTTCTTTG
The sequence above is drawn from the Leptospira sp. WS4.C2 genome and encodes:
- a CDS encoding cellulose synthase family protein → MLTFLSISFLVLYGFDILVLFYFGLHTYLMVFLYSRYKENCAEDETKLLSLKDKKLPTVTVQLPIFNEFYVVDRLIESACNLEYPAKKLQIQVLDDSTDETVEKVALLVAQYKKKGIWIEHVHRTNRKGHKAGALDEGMAKAKGDYIAIFDADFTPDSDFLLRTMGYFEDESIGMVQTRWGHINETYNILTKAQSFGIDGHFMIEQVARNGANLWMNFNGTAGIWRRACIEDAGGWEHDTLTEDFDLSYRAELKGWKFRYIKDVVCKAEIPATMNAYKAQQFRWCKGSIQTAVKLIPRIWKSKESWKIKGEAITHLINYSVHPLMIINILLTAPLLLMEFWAGFKMDDLPMEILFGSAAVLSVGSMGPVIFYAYSQREIHKNWKSKLVYLPILVMIGTGIAVMNTYAWMEAVFGIQSGFKRTPKLRIEKEGDSLQDKIKYVVPVDYRAFLEFFMGAYCVFCIYLSFMVGKPYMIGFMVLYSIGFFYVSYLSVAESFWKFKPATKAEKELRAVA